A window of the Geothermobacter hydrogeniphilus genome harbors these coding sequences:
- a CDS encoding c-type cytochrome, translating into MIKGLLFLVLLTLPFACSEVSPDYPSRTVPAGLLGSRAAQGAGARMFRHKCASCHGHPSEGRSERADFFDPPAPDFSESHYRDIDPAYLYWRIEHGKTIEPFRSRGSVMPTWGPHLSETEIWSLVVYLLSRSRPAFANGSRFY; encoded by the coding sequence ATGATCAAAGGCCTGCTGTTTCTTGTCCTGCTGACGCTTCCGTTCGCCTGCAGTGAGGTTTCGCCGGACTACCCGTCGCGAACCGTGCCTGCCGGCCTGCTCGGCTCCCGCGCGGCGCAGGGCGCGGGCGCCCGGATGTTTCGACACAAATGCGCTTCCTGCCACGGGCATCCCTCGGAGGGGCGCTCGGAGCGGGCTGATTTCTTCGATCCTCCCGCCCCTGATTTTTCCGAGTCCCATTACCGTGACATTGATCCGGCCTACCTCTACTGGCGCATTGAACACGGCAAGACAATCGAGCCTTTTCGTTCCCGCGGGTCGGTGATGCCGACCTGGGGTCCGCATCTTTCCGAAACCGAGATCTGGAGCCTGGTGGTTTATCTCCTTTCCCGCAGTCGTCCGGCGTTCGCAAACGGATCCAGGTTTTACTGA
- a CDS encoding nickel-dependent hydrogenase large subunit: MAKKIAVDPITRIEGHLRIEAQLEGGKIANAWSSSTAFRGIETILKGRDPRDAHHFTQRFCGVCTTVHSMASIRAVEDALKIQIPDNARLIRNIIMGIQNVQDHVIHFYHLHALDWVDITSALKADPKKTAQLAQSISDWPNSSVKHFKAVKERIAAFVSTGRLGPFQNAYWGHSAYRLPPEANLMAVAHYLEALEWQKEVIKVHAILGSKNPHPQTFLVGGMAIPVDPDSQNAINADKIAYMQKLLKKARLFVEQVYIPDLLAVASFYKDWAAIGGGVGNYLAYGDFHMDNAGGTDNLYFPRGVIMGKDLANVLPMDEKKITEYVTHSWYDYSGGNDRGLHPYQGETSHNYTGPKPPYDFLDTDGKYSWVKSPRYNDQPMEVGPLARVLVAYASGNQDAKTIVNYVLGQLGVGPEALFSTLGRTAARGVDCLMMARMNEKWVADLVNNMGRGIYETHNAEKWDPSTWPKEAQGFGYHEAPRGALGHWIRIENGQIANFQAVVPSTWNAGPRDAAGQMGPYESALVGTPIADENKPLEILRTIHSFDPCLACAVHVMDGKGNELIKVKAL, from the coding sequence ATGGCCAAGAAGATAGCAGTTGATCCGATTACCCGCATTGAGGGGCACCTGCGCATCGAAGCGCAGCTGGAGGGCGGCAAGATCGCCAATGCCTGGAGCTCTTCGACCGCCTTCCGCGGGATTGAAACCATTCTCAAGGGACGCGATCCGCGCGACGCCCATCATTTCACCCAACGTTTCTGCGGGGTCTGCACCACCGTTCATTCGATGGCCAGCATCCGCGCCGTCGAGGACGCACTGAAGATCCAGATTCCCGACAATGCCCGGCTGATCCGCAACATCATCATGGGCATCCAGAACGTGCAGGATCACGTCATCCATTTCTACCACCTGCACGCCCTTGACTGGGTCGACATCACCAGCGCCCTCAAGGCCGATCCGAAGAAGACCGCCCAGCTGGCGCAGTCGATTTCGGACTGGCCGAACTCCAGCGTCAAGCACTTCAAGGCCGTCAAGGAGCGGATCGCCGCTTTTGTCAGCACCGGCCGGCTCGGTCCCTTTCAGAACGCCTACTGGGGACACAGCGCCTACCGGCTGCCGCCCGAGGCCAACCTGATGGCCGTGGCTCACTACCTGGAAGCCCTCGAATGGCAGAAGGAAGTGATCAAGGTGCACGCCATTCTCGGTTCGAAGAATCCGCATCCGCAGACCTTCCTCGTCGGCGGCATGGCGATTCCGGTCGACCCGGACAGCCAGAACGCCATCAATGCGGACAAGATCGCCTACATGCAGAAGCTGCTGAAGAAGGCCCGCCTGTTCGTCGAACAGGTCTACATTCCCGACCTGCTGGCGGTGGCATCCTTCTACAAGGACTGGGCGGCCATCGGCGGCGGGGTCGGCAACTACCTGGCCTACGGCGATTTCCATATGGACAATGCCGGCGGCACCGACAATCTCTACTTCCCGCGCGGCGTGATCATGGGCAAAGACCTGGCCAACGTGCTGCCGATGGATGAAAAGAAGATCACCGAGTATGTCACCCACAGCTGGTACGACTACAGCGGCGGCAATGACCGGGGACTGCATCCCTACCAGGGGGAAACCAGCCACAACTACACCGGGCCGAAGCCGCCCTACGATTTTCTCGATACCGACGGCAAGTATTCCTGGGTCAAGTCACCGCGCTACAACGATCAGCCGATGGAGGTCGGTCCGCTGGCGCGGGTGCTGGTCGCTTACGCCTCCGGCAACCAGGACGCGAAGACGATCGTCAATTATGTTCTCGGTCAGCTCGGCGTCGGACCCGAGGCGCTGTTCTCGACCCTCGGCCGGACCGCGGCGCGCGGTGTCGACTGCCTGATGATGGCGCGCATGAACGAGAAATGGGTCGCCGACCTTGTCAACAACATGGGTCGCGGCATCTATGAGACCCATAATGCGGAAAAATGGGATCCGTCGACCTGGCCGAAAGAGGCGCAGGGCTTCGGTTACCACGAGGCGCCGCGCGGCGCTCTCGGCCACTGGATACGCATTGAAAACGGCCAGATCGCCAATTTCCAGGCGGTCGTGCCTTCGACCTGGAACGCCGGTCCGCGTGATGCCGCCGGGCAGATGGGCCCCTATGAGTCCGCCCTGGTGGGGACGCCGATCGCGGACGAGAACAAGCCGCTGGAGATCCTGCGCACCATCCATTCCTTCGACCCCTGTCTCGCCTGCGCGGTGCATGTCATGGATGGCAAGGGCAATGAGCTGATCAAGGTCAAGGCACTGTAA
- a CDS encoding hydrogenase small subunit encodes MKTEHTPNEVSIPEETLRKWEARGVSRRDFIKFCTATTAAMALPMTFVPRVAQAMEDNRLPVIWVEYQSCSGDSEAFLRANQPAAGDIILDVISLEYSEVLMAAAGHLAEEAKQQAMEKYKGKYVLIVEGAIPKGDGGVYCTVAGRSAVDSCTELVRNAAATICVGSCASFGGIPAAAPNPTDAVSVMDLVPGAPVINLPGCPVNAENLTATIVHFLTFGKLPATDRLGRPKFAYGKRIHDNCERRAHFDAGQYAEAFGDAGHRQGHCLYKLGCKGPETFHNCPTIRYNEGTSWLVMAGHGCVGCSEPQFWDTMSPFYRRLPNVPGFGVEMTADKIGIGLAAATAVAFGAHGVASCFRRGDNMEQDKVIEEE; translated from the coding sequence ATGAAAACCGAACATACTCCGAATGAGGTTTCCATTCCGGAGGAAACCCTGCGGAAGTGGGAAGCGCGAGGGGTCAGCCGGCGTGACTTCATCAAGTTCTGCACGGCGACCACGGCAGCCATGGCCCTGCCGATGACCTTTGTGCCCAGGGTCGCCCAGGCCATGGAGGACAATCGACTGCCGGTGATCTGGGTTGAATACCAGAGCTGCTCGGGGGACTCTGAGGCGTTTTTGCGCGCCAATCAGCCCGCCGCCGGGGATATCATCCTCGATGTCATTTCCCTGGAATACTCCGAAGTGCTCATGGCCGCCGCCGGTCATCTCGCCGAAGAAGCCAAGCAGCAGGCAATGGAGAAATACAAGGGCAAGTATGTGCTGATTGTCGAGGGCGCGATTCCCAAAGGTGACGGCGGCGTCTACTGTACCGTCGCCGGCCGGAGCGCGGTCGACAGCTGTACCGAGTTGGTCAGAAACGCCGCGGCCACGATCTGTGTCGGGTCCTGCGCCAGTTTCGGCGGCATCCCGGCGGCCGCGCCCAACCCGACCGACGCGGTGTCGGTGATGGACCTGGTGCCCGGCGCGCCGGTGATCAACCTGCCCGGCTGTCCGGTCAACGCCGAGAACCTGACCGCGACCATCGTTCATTTCCTCACCTTCGGCAAGCTGCCGGCCACCGACCGGCTCGGTCGGCCGAAGTTCGCCTACGGCAAGCGGATTCATGACAACTGCGAGCGCCGCGCCCATTTCGACGCCGGTCAGTACGCCGAGGCCTTCGGTGACGCCGGTCACCGTCAGGGGCACTGCCTTTACAAGCTCGGCTGCAAGGGTCCGGAGACCTTCCATAACTGTCCGACCATCCGCTACAACGAGGGGACCAGCTGGCTGGTGATGGCCGGTCATGGTTGCGTCGGCTGTTCCGAGCCGCAGTTCTGGGACACCATGAGCCCCTTCTACCGGCGGCTGCCGAACGTTCCCGGTTTCGGGGTCGAGATGACCGCCGACAAGATCGGCATCGGTCTGGCGGCAGCCACCGCGGTCGCCTTCGGCGCCCATGGCGTGGCGAGCTGTTTCCGGCGTGGCGACAATATGGAACAAGATAAGGTGATCGAGGAGGAATAA
- the lon gene encoding endopeptidase La, whose product MHIPQQLPLLPVRDVVIFPYMIIPLFVGREKSIAAVEQALSQDRIIFLASQKELVVEDPAPEDIYSFGTAAMIMRMLKLPDGRIKILVQGLARARIETVLADMPCYEVRVELLEDPPLTVGALEVEALMRTVRDQLAQLVNLGKALQPEVMVALENVEDPGSLADLVASNIGLRVPEAQALFEAIDPFERLGLVKDTLAKELEVAAVQNRIQSQAKEEMTRSQREYFLREQLRAIQAELGEGDARAEEMAELREQLQEAKLPEEAHKEAEKQLKRLEAMHPEAAEYSMLRTYLDWLVELPWSVTTRDNLNLKKARQVLDEDHFDLEKIKERILEYLAVRKLKKDMKGPVLCFVGPPGVGKTSLGKSIARALGRKFVRISLGGVRDEAEIRGHRRTYVGALPGRVMQSMKQAGSNNPVFMLDELDKIGADFRGDPSAALLELLDPEQNHAFSDHYINLPFDLSKVLFIATANILDPIPRALQDRLEVIDLSGYTSEDKLAIARRYLVPRQREANGLKEKDLRISDKALLKLIAEYTAEAGLRNLERQIGSLCRKVARRFAEGKRKPVLVNETSVARLLGPPRFLAEEERREHEVGVATGLAWTEAGGEVLYVEVSVMKGKGDLALTGHLGEVMKESAHAALSYARANAEQLGIDPLRFEESDIHIHVPAGAIPKDGPSAGITMATALISALTGRPVSKDVAMTGELTLRGKVLPIGGLKDKALAAVRAHIDTLIIPYRNDKDLVDIPAPLRKKLRFIKVRSVAEVLDAALAEPVADDA is encoded by the coding sequence ATGCATATTCCGCAGCAACTGCCGTTGCTGCCGGTGCGCGACGTGGTGATCTTCCCCTACATGATCATTCCGCTGTTCGTCGGCCGTGAAAAATCGATTGCCGCCGTTGAACAGGCCCTGAGTCAGGACCGGATCATCTTCCTGGCCAGCCAGAAGGAACTGGTGGTTGAAGACCCCGCGCCGGAGGATATCTACTCTTTCGGGACCGCGGCGATGATCATGCGCATGCTCAAGCTGCCGGACGGGCGGATCAAGATCCTGGTCCAGGGACTGGCGCGCGCCCGCATCGAGACCGTGCTGGCCGACATGCCCTGCTATGAAGTTCGCGTTGAGCTGCTCGAAGACCCGCCGCTGACGGTCGGAGCCCTTGAAGTCGAGGCGCTGATGCGCACCGTTCGTGACCAGCTGGCCCAGCTGGTCAACCTCGGCAAAGCGCTTCAGCCGGAGGTGATGGTGGCGCTGGAGAACGTCGAGGATCCGGGCAGCCTGGCCGACCTGGTGGCGAGCAATATCGGGCTGAGAGTGCCCGAGGCCCAGGCCCTGTTCGAGGCGATTGATCCTTTTGAACGCCTCGGCCTGGTCAAAGACACTCTGGCCAAGGAACTCGAAGTGGCGGCGGTGCAGAATCGCATCCAGAGCCAGGCCAAGGAGGAGATGACCCGCTCGCAGCGGGAATATTTCCTGCGCGAACAGCTGCGGGCGATCCAGGCCGAACTGGGTGAGGGGGATGCTCGCGCCGAGGAGATGGCCGAGTTGCGGGAACAGCTGCAGGAGGCGAAGCTGCCCGAAGAGGCACACAAGGAGGCGGAGAAGCAGCTTAAACGGCTGGAGGCGATGCATCCCGAAGCGGCCGAATATTCGATGCTGCGCACCTATCTCGACTGGCTGGTCGAGCTGCCCTGGAGCGTCACGACGCGCGACAACCTCAACCTGAAAAAGGCCCGCCAGGTACTCGACGAAGATCACTTCGACCTGGAGAAGATCAAGGAGCGGATCCTCGAATACCTGGCGGTGCGCAAACTGAAAAAGGACATGAAGGGGCCGGTTCTCTGTTTTGTCGGTCCCCCGGGGGTCGGCAAGACCAGCCTCGGCAAGTCGATCGCCCGGGCGCTGGGGCGCAAGTTCGTGCGCATCTCCCTCGGCGGGGTGCGCGACGAGGCGGAGATCCGTGGTCACCGGCGTACCTATGTCGGCGCCCTGCCGGGGCGGGTGATGCAGAGTATGAAGCAGGCCGGCAGCAACAACCCGGTGTTCATGCTCGACGAACTGGACAAGATCGGGGCCGATTTCCGCGGAGACCCTTCGGCGGCGCTGCTGGAACTGCTCGATCCGGAGCAGAATCACGCCTTCTCTGATCATTACATCAATCTCCCCTTCGACCTGTCGAAGGTGCTGTTCATCGCCACCGCCAATATTCTCGACCCGATTCCCCGGGCCCTGCAGGACCGGCTGGAAGTGATCGATCTGTCCGGTTACACCAGCGAGGACAAGCTGGCCATCGCCCGGCGTTACCTGGTGCCGCGGCAGCGGGAGGCCAACGGTCTCAAGGAGAAGGATCTGCGGATTTCCGACAAGGCGCTGCTGAAGCTGATTGCCGAGTACACCGCCGAGGCCGGGTTGCGCAACCTGGAGCGGCAGATCGGCAGCCTCTGCCGCAAGGTCGCGCGGCGCTTTGCCGAGGGGAAGCGCAAGCCGGTGCTGGTCAATGAAACCTCGGTTGCCAGGTTGCTTGGCCCGCCCCGGTTTCTCGCCGAGGAGGAGCGTCGGGAGCATGAAGTCGGGGTGGCGACCGGCCTGGCCTGGACCGAGGCCGGCGGCGAGGTGCTCTACGTCGAGGTCTCGGTGATGAAGGGGAAGGGGGACCTGGCCCTGACCGGGCATCTCGGCGAGGTGATGAAGGAGTCAGCCCACGCCGCGCTGAGTTACGCCCGGGCCAATGCCGAACAACTCGGCATCGACCCGCTGCGCTTCGAAGAGAGCGACATTCATATTCACGTACCGGCCGGAGCGATTCCCAAGGATGGTCCGAGTGCCGGCATCACCATGGCCACCGCCCTGATTTCGGCCCTCACCGGGCGACCGGTGAGCAAGGATGTCGCCATGACCGGCGAATTGACCCTGCGCGGCAAGGTGCTGCCGATCGGTGGCCTCAAGGACAAGGCGTTGGCGGCGGTGCGGGCCCACATCGATACCCTTATCATTCCCTATCGCAATGATAAGGACCTGGTTGATATCCCCGCTCCGTTGCGTAAGAAACTGCGGTTCATCAAGGTCCGCAGTGTTGCCGAGGTGCTCGACGCGGCCCTCGCGGAGCCGGTCGCCGATGACGCTTGA
- the thiL gene encoding thiamine-phosphate kinase — MTLDEFSFIAQIRRTAAVTPEVAIGIGDDCAALDLPPGEQLLVTSDLLLEGVHFRCDWTSCFDLGAKAAAVNLSDLAAMGARPVGLVLGLGLPDRLDDADRRELVAGFIAEAEAFETALVGGDTCRAQQFLTLSVTAFGTADPRQVVRRGGARPGDRIFVSGTLGDSALALKYLGEGVSPEGSLARRHHRPTARVSLGRRLAAAGVSAMIDISDGLLADLGHILEASAVGAEIISGELPLSAPFRRDLAGNPDLLQLALTGGEDYELLFTLPPDRETAARRAAAECGVPIREIGRILPDREAFWLVAADGARSRPEQRGFDHFRA; from the coding sequence ATGACGCTTGACGAATTTTCCTTCATCGCGCAGATCCGTCGGACAGCTGCGGTTACACCGGAAGTGGCCATCGGCATCGGCGACGATTGTGCCGCTCTCGATCTGCCGCCCGGAGAACAGCTGCTGGTGACCAGCGATCTGCTGCTTGAAGGGGTGCATTTCCGGTGTGACTGGACCAGTTGTTTCGACCTCGGCGCCAAGGCGGCGGCCGTTAATCTTTCCGACCTGGCGGCGATGGGCGCCCGGCCGGTCGGGCTGGTGCTCGGTCTCGGTCTGCCTGACCGGCTGGATGATGCTGATCGGCGGGAGCTGGTCGCGGGTTTCATTGCTGAAGCGGAGGCCTTTGAAACCGCCCTGGTCGGCGGTGATACCTGTCGGGCACAACAATTTTTGACCCTTTCGGTGACTGCCTTCGGCACTGCCGACCCCCGGCAGGTCGTCCGTCGCGGCGGGGCCCGTCCCGGCGACCGGATCTTTGTTTCCGGCACCCTGGGTGACAGTGCCCTGGCGCTGAAATACCTGGGTGAAGGTGTGTCTCCGGAAGGGTCGCTGGCGCGGCGACATCATCGGCCGACGGCGCGGGTGTCCCTCGGTCGACGGTTGGCCGCGGCCGGGGTGAGCGCCATGATCGACATCTCTGACGGGTTGCTGGCCGATCTCGGGCATATTCTTGAGGCTTCTGCCGTCGGTGCTGAAATCATCAGCGGGGAGTTGCCGCTTTCCGCCCCGTTCAGGCGGGATTTGGCGGGAAATCCGGACCTGCTGCAACTGGCCCTGACCGGTGGTGAAGATTACGAACTGCTTTTCACCCTGCCACCAGATCGGGAAACTGCGGCCAGGCGGGCGGCCGCCGAATGCGGCGTGCCGATTCGTGAAATCGGTCGGATCCTGCCCGACCGGGAAGCGTTCTGGCTGGTTGCCGCCGATGGTGCCCGGTCACGCCCGGAACAGCGGGGGTTTGATCACTTTCGTGCCTGA
- the cybH gene encoding Ni/Fe-hydrogenase, b-type cytochrome subunit: protein MLQIRYVWEWPVRITHWVNALSIVVLSVTGFYIGNPFITVHSTSEYVMGTMRVVHYGFAYAFALSVLARVVWSLVGNHHASWREFFPWLTPSGWKRIIGTFRYYAFMAKKPPYEVGHNALAAMAYSAVFILYLVQIVSGFALYAQFSPGVGWYSFFAPVLTAFGNQGLRLTHHVVMWLLIGFAIHHVYSAWLMDVKEKNGTLSSIFGGYKFVEPEDL from the coding sequence ATGCTGCAGATAAGATACGTCTGGGAGTGGCCGGTTCGCATCACCCACTGGGTCAACGCGCTCAGTATCGTGGTCCTGTCGGTGACCGGGTTCTACATCGGCAACCCGTTTATCACCGTTCACAGCACCAGCGAATACGTCATGGGAACCATGCGGGTGGTCCATTACGGTTTCGCCTATGCCTTCGCGCTGTCGGTGCTGGCGCGGGTGGTCTGGAGCCTGGTGGGCAACCACCACGCGTCCTGGCGGGAATTCTTCCCCTGGCTGACGCCGAGCGGCTGGAAACGGATCATCGGGACCTTCAGGTACTATGCTTTCATGGCAAAAAAGCCGCCCTACGAGGTCGGTCACAACGCCCTGGCGGCGATGGCCTACTCGGCGGTCTTCATCCTCTACCTGGTGCAGATCGTCAGCGGCTTCGCTCTCTACGCCCAGTTCAGTCCCGGGGTCGGCTGGTACAGCTTCTTTGCCCCGGTGCTGACCGCCTTCGGCAACCAGGGACTGCGCCTGACCCACCATGTGGTGATGTGGCTGCTGATCGGTTTTGCCATCCATCACGTCTACAGCGCCTGGTTGATGGATGTGAAGGAGAAGAACGGGACGCTCAGCTCGATTTTTGGCGGCTACAAGTTTGTTGAACCCGAGGATCTTTGA
- a CDS encoding CheR family methyltransferase — translation MIRQSTYKSAAPFVGSDFDDGEFEQIRLLLLERRGFDLGMYKDQCIRRRIASRVRASGMQNAADYLQLLQQREEEIDALLAAVSIHVSQFFRNPRIFALLEAEVLPGLIRRAETRPDRTLKVWSVGCAGGEEPYSLALLLDELAPDGLKVDILGTDISAPVLRQAAGGYFDALRVSEVPEDVLQRYFAPEGRGFRVCERIRRQVRFVEHNILSDESQPAADLILCRNVMIYFSRADQDRILERFAATLTPQGVLVLGNAESLIGRAREAFSPLFAAERIYRRR, via the coding sequence ATGATCCGGCAATCGACTTATAAATCCGCCGCGCCCTTTGTCGGCAGTGATTTCGATGATGGCGAGTTCGAACAGATCCGGTTGTTGCTGCTGGAACGGCGCGGTTTCGATCTCGGCATGTATAAGGACCAGTGTATCCGGCGGCGGATTGCCAGCCGGGTTCGGGCCAGCGGCATGCAGAACGCCGCGGACTACCTGCAACTGCTTCAGCAGCGCGAGGAGGAGATCGATGCCCTGCTGGCCGCCGTTTCGATCCACGTCTCGCAATTTTTCCGCAATCCCCGGATCTTCGCCCTGCTTGAAGCCGAGGTGCTGCCGGGATTGATCCGCCGGGCCGAAACGCGGCCGGACAGGACTCTGAAAGTGTGGAGCGTCGGTTGCGCCGGCGGCGAGGAACCCTATTCGCTGGCGCTGTTGCTCGATGAACTGGCTCCGGACGGACTCAAGGTTGATATTCTCGGCACCGATATCAGTGCCCCGGTCCTGCGACAGGCCGCCGGCGGTTACTTTGACGCGTTGCGGGTCAGCGAGGTGCCGGAGGATGTTCTGCAACGCTATTTCGCACCCGAGGGCCGCGGTTTCAGGGTCTGCGAACGGATTCGGCGCCAGGTCCGTTTTGTCGAGCACAATATCCTCAGTGATGAATCACAGCCGGCCGCGGATCTGATCCTCTGCCGCAATGTCATGATCTATTTTTCCCGCGCCGACCAGGACCGGATACTGGAGCGATTCGCTGCCACCCTCACGCCACAGGGAGTGCTGGTGCTCGGCAATGCCGAAAGTCTGATCGGAAGGGCGCGGGAGGCGTTCTCACCGCTGTTTGCCGCCGAGCGAATATATCGGCGCCGCTGA
- the pckA gene encoding phosphoenolpyruvate carboxykinase (ATP), with the protein MQTASELDAAQLGLKSVGKLYHNLSYEELFEHEQANREGAVSDNGTMMVDTGKFTGRSPKDKYFVRQDLSAENIAWGSINQPVSAEIFDELYEDTIDYLAGKDLYVTDGFCGSNPATRKNVRFITEFAWQSHFVKNMFIRPGAEELTGFSPDFTIFNASNYLNEKWQKHGLNSEVFIVFNIEKNVAIIGGTWYGGEMKKGMFTMMNYWLPLQGILSMHCSANVGKKGDVALFFGLSGTGKTTLSTDPERKLIGDDEHGWDNDGVFNFEGGCYAKCINLSAENEPEIYGAIKRNALLENVVANANGVVDYADGSKTENTRVSYPIDHIDNHEPSLKAGHPQNIIFLTCDAFGVLPPVSKLTKEQAMYYFLSGYTAKVAGTERGVTEPQATFSACFGEAFLPLHPTVYGKLLGKKMEEHGVNAYLVNTGWAGGGYGVGERMSIKATRACINAILDGSINDAEFEQTRFFKLNIPKSLPGVDTKLLNPRNAWDDKEAFDATANKLAGMFIDNFKKYLIEGDVDFAQYGPKLD; encoded by the coding sequence ATGCAGACAGCAAGCGAACTTGACGCCGCACAGCTTGGACTCAAGAGCGTCGGCAAGCTCTACCACAATCTCTCTTACGAAGAACTCTTCGAGCATGAGCAGGCCAACAGGGAAGGTGCTGTTTCCGACAACGGCACCATGATGGTCGACACCGGCAAGTTCACCGGTCGCTCGCCGAAGGACAAATATTTCGTCCGGCAGGACCTCTCGGCGGAAAATATCGCCTGGGGCAGCATCAATCAGCCGGTTTCCGCTGAAATTTTCGATGAACTCTACGAAGACACGATCGACTACCTGGCCGGCAAGGATCTCTACGTCACCGACGGCTTCTGCGGTTCGAACCCGGCCACCCGCAAGAATGTCCGCTTCATCACCGAGTTCGCCTGGCAGTCGCATTTCGTCAAGAACATGTTTATCCGCCCCGGTGCTGAAGAACTGACCGGATTCTCCCCCGACTTCACCATCTTCAATGCCAGCAACTATCTCAACGAGAAATGGCAGAAGCATGGCCTGAATTCCGAGGTTTTCATCGTCTTCAACATCGAGAAGAACGTCGCCATCATCGGCGGCACCTGGTACGGCGGAGAGATGAAGAAGGGCATGTTCACGATGATGAACTACTGGCTGCCGCTGCAGGGGATCCTTTCCATGCACTGCAGCGCCAATGTCGGCAAAAAAGGCGACGTCGCTCTCTTCTTCGGTCTTTCCGGGACCGGCAAAACCACCCTCTCGACCGATCCGGAGCGTAAGCTGATCGGCGATGATGAACATGGTTGGGACAATGATGGCGTCTTCAACTTCGAAGGCGGCTGCTACGCCAAGTGCATCAACCTTTCGGCCGAGAACGAGCCGGAGATCTATGGTGCCATCAAGCGCAACGCCCTGCTCGAGAATGTCGTTGCCAATGCCAACGGAGTGGTTGATTATGCCGACGGTTCGAAGACCGAGAATACCCGTGTCTCCTACCCGATCGACCATATCGACAATCATGAGCCGAGCCTCAAGGCCGGTCACCCGCAGAACATCATCTTCCTCACCTGTGATGCTTTCGGGGTGCTGCCCCCGGTCTCCAAGCTGACCAAAGAGCAGGCGATGTACTATTTCCTCTCCGGCTACACCGCCAAGGTGGCGGGCACCGAGCGCGGCGTCACCGAGCCCCAGGCGACCTTCTCCGCCTGCTTCGGCGAGGCTTTCCTGCCGCTCCATCCGACCGTTTACGGCAAACTGCTCGGCAAGAAGATGGAAGAGCACGGCGTCAATGCCTACCTGGTCAACACCGGTTGGGCCGGCGGCGGCTACGGGGTTGGCGAGCGGATGAGCATCAAGGCCACCCGCGCCTGCATCAACGCCATTCTCGACGGTTCGATCAATGACGCCGAGTTTGAGCAGACCCGGTTCTTCAAGCTGAATATTCCCAAGTCCCTGCCGGGAGTCGATACCAAGCTGCTCAACCCGCGCAACGCCTGGGACGACAAGGAGGCTTTCGACGCCACGGCAAACAAGCTGGCCGGGATGTTCATCGACAACTTCAAGAAATACCTGATTGAGGGTGATGTCGACTTCGCCCAGTACGGTCCGAAGCTCGACTGA
- a CDS encoding HyaD/HybD family hydrogenase maturation endopeptidase: protein MKILVLGLGNSLMSDDGFGVFAVQKLQQDFRFPAQVALLDGGTLGLDLLPRLEGVEKLLILDAINMDAAPGEIFRLEGEEVPRAFANKLSVHQMGVQDLLAVAELQGYCPPELVVWGVQPESIEMRIGLTEPVKPALEKVVQGVVDELTAWGAAPEAA from the coding sequence ATGAAAATACTGGTTCTCGGGCTCGGCAACAGCCTGATGAGTGACGACGGCTTCGGGGTGTTCGCGGTTCAGAAGCTGCAGCAGGATTTTCGTTTTCCTGCACAGGTTGCGCTGCTTGATGGCGGCACCCTCGGGCTCGATCTGCTTCCCCGACTCGAAGGGGTGGAGAAGCTGTTGATTCTCGACGCCATCAATATGGACGCTGCCCCCGGCGAGATCTTCCGGCTCGAAGGGGAGGAGGTGCCGCGCGCTTTTGCCAACAAGCTCTCGGTACACCAGATGGGCGTGCAGGATCTGCTGGCGGTGGCCGAACTGCAGGGTTACTGTCCGCCGGAACTGGTGGTCTGGGGGGTGCAGCCCGAATCGATTGAGATGCGCATCGGTCTCACCGAACCGGTCAAACCGGCCCTGGAGAAGGTGGTGCAGGGGGTGGTTGATGAACTGACCGCCTGGGGAGCTGCGCCGGAAGCGGCCTGA